The nucleotide sequence CAATTGGTCGCGGTTCTTTAACTTGGCACGTTTTCTTGCGCGCGCCCCCCAGTACGTGTAGTTGACGGCGGCGTACTCGAGCAGGGCAGCGAACACGAACACGAAGCACATCACCAGGTAGATGTCGATGGCCTTTACGTACGAGATACGCGGAAGGCTGCTGCGGACGCCCGTGCTTATTGTTGTCATTGTTAACACCGTCGTTATACCTGGGAAGTTTGATTTGATTGTTTCATTTCATGTTATTCACGTGGCCAGaaaagtaaacttttttctcgCCTCATGAAAAGTTGTTTACCTTTTCGAATAACCACTTtcctaaatattatttattttattataaaataactagacaTATTAAACTACTAACCTAATGCAACTCGCGCAGACGTAGCCTCATGATTTATCCAGAAAGAGACCCACGACAGCATCACTATTAGAATGCTCGGTAAGTAAGTTTGGAACACGAAGTACCCAATGTTTCTgcgaagcttgaaacttagcGACAAGCGTTGGTACACGCCTGTTGCCAACTTTTCCTGGAATGTTCAGCATTTAGTGGGCAGGCGTactatataaacaattttgagGAATTTGCTGCTATAACTATTAGAAACGACTCGTATGTATGATAAACgtaataattcaaaatgaaaACTCTCTTTCTTGGTTTGATTTCTTAAAAGGAAAACTtgcattaaaagtaattaagaaTCGATCGAAATAACCAATCTGGTATATTAACCTTACCTTTCTATCATTAGTTTCATATCCGAGTATCGAGAACTGCGGCAATTCTGCGTCCTCCACGCCGCGCACTGGCGTCTCCTTCCAGTACATCACCACGTCCGACACCGTGTAGCCATCTGCATCCGAATTACTTCGTTAGCATTTCATAAAAACACGGAAGAACATAGATTCTAATTCCAAGTCTACTCTGGTGCGGTTTACAATGAGCGCGGGTGTGCTGTGAGCTTTTAGACTGTTTACTACCAAACGTCtacgatttatattttaattgatttatagaAAACTTAAGCTATattacctttatttttatttataacatatttatttttaccatcTATCTTCAAGGTTTCCCCGTTGGTGCGAGGTGAGGTGCGAGACCTTTAATActgtattataatatgtatattttatatacttgacatttttatattttcttaaatcctaagttattctattaaaaaaatatcttttaaatcgGTTCCGTAAGCTTTTCAGTTTAACAAGTAGTATAAAATATCTAGCTAAGGTATGGAGGTAATGTATGAAGATGTATGGAGTCACACAGCTTTCAATCTCGACGGTGCAGTTCTGGCTGTCGAGGGGATAGTAGTGCAGGTCCATCATGCAGGCCAACGTAGCGGTGAAGCGCATGCCGTATGTGATGCCGCCCTCGCCGCACAGACGCACCAGCTTGTTGCGCTCCGTCACGTCGTGCAGGAAACTGAACACATGACAACCACAAAACTAACCGATACATCTATTATTATCCggaatatttgtaattttatcatCTTTAATCAATTTGCTACAATCAGATACAAATGATCTAAACATATAacgaaaacaaagaaataaactgCAAACGAAATCAAGAAATAAAGGTattttggtattatttttttcaaataaagaatAAGCTATCCTTTGCAAGtagattacatttaaaaatgtctgtaAGTTTTGTTAATTGTACTCGACAACTTAACTCATCACTTTTTATGTCATCTAGCCTAATATCACAGTGCCATTAAAGTATTATCAACAACAGgattgaaaataacataatcaTTATactagatatatattttacttgccTATTTTTGTCGTTAGCAAAGAAAGTGTCGGGCACCCAGATCTTATCAGCGAAGTCTCCTGACAAGGTTAGAACCTCGTCCGACAAGCCGAACGCGAGGCGCTCGTCCTTCCAGTATTGGTTCAGATATAGTGTTATCGTGTAATCCTgcagaattaataaataatgttaaactttaaattaaaattttaatgtaacatacATTAGGAATGAATAGTagtgacatttaaaattcttaacgATCGGTATTATTTTGCGGTACTCAATAATAAGTCCTATTTAGAcgtatttatgaaaaaaaaccaAACGTACGCCTCATTTATACATACGagtatttttagccgacttcaaaaagaaggaggttatcaattcgactgaatttttttttttttttttttttatgtgtgttaccgcgaatctccgcccctggtggtccgattttgataaaaaatattttaaacgaaaggaagtgcttgcaggtgggtcccatttttttgtttttttttttaaataactagaagaatAGTAgaatttgaatatagcttcaaaatttgttgcggaaattagggacatttttgctttcagcgcttacgtaggctaaactataggacctacataaaaatgatgtatggcgaattgtagctctttaaatgtgctaaataaaagtccgcgatagcatatatctatcttttatagttttctcacaataaccatttttttctttacgaaacattaattaaattcatgccctatttccgacgctattattcaagttcagtattaacccttatgtaaataaatatgttcattatcaagagaatttaatgtagattatatttgcaattgaaactatatcattctgtctaatagtttaggagatatcgtaagaataaaattacgcggaaacgaaaaatgctacatcgcgttacaatgaatagcacaaatttgctttctgggcttacgtaggtcaaactatatgacctacattaaaatgatgtatggagtaattatagatccttaaatttgctaaataaaagtctcaggtggcatatatctatcatctatggatgtctcacaaaaaccatgttattgtgaacaaacttcgattaaaatgcacacgaaaaacagcgtcgtaaacttacggcgctattatattatattcgatatgaatccttatccaaataaatatgtttgatggctagagtattaaatgcagattacattagcctttaaactatgtaattctgatcaatagtttgaaagatattaaattattaaaaactacgcgcattcgaaaaattctacggcggcgcgcggctggactaaattaaaggcacgctacgatgtattagttcgttaattttcaatttgtataccgattttgataattatttcactgtttaaaggaatagtggttatctgctgcattgtatattagtttttgagtacacacatattaaataggaaagtccttttctttatttgtcttatttctttcctcatgcgtattaaggaaatttgtaattgaatttcaaattcactaaaaattgtgaaataaaacaaaaattttaagaaaaaaaatagccgacttcaaaaaaaaacaatctcaaacaaaatgcactcaaaagtaacataaagaaacaatttcaaacaaaatgcattcaaaagtaccataaaaaacaatctcaaacaaaatgcactcaaaagtaacataaaaaaacaatttcaaacaaaatgcattcaaaagtaccataaaaaacaatttcaaacaaaatgcattcaaaagtaccataaaaaacaatctcaaacaaaatgcactaaaaagaaacaaaataatgacatgaaaacttctttctttctttcttctctctttcaaaaaccctctaaactctaaagaaagttctcttctttcttgtaacatgtctatattgtataattattgttattttggagtcggtttcggcctaagtagggacataaaatgtataatattatatttacttcggccgacaccgactgcgaaataacaataattatacaatataga is from Papilio machaon chromosome 5, ilPapMach1.1, whole genome shotgun sequence and encodes:
- the LOC106721495 gene encoding gamma-aminobutyric acid receptor subunit beta-like, which gives rise to MTAHCTHRARFHHLVKNLFARVMLPLVLTLTQAQLERAVAVDRLENVTHTVSRILDGYDIRLRPNFGGDPLYVGMDLTIASFDAISEVNMDYTITLYLNQYWKDERLAFGLSDEVLTLSGDFADKIWVPDTFFANDKNSFLHDVTERNKLVRLCGEGGITYGMRFTATLACMMDLHYYPLDSQNCTVEIESYGYTVSDVVMYWKETPVRGVEDAELPQFSILGYETNDRKEKLATGVYQRLSLSFKLRRNIGYFVFQTYLPSILIVMLSWVSFWINHEATSARVALGITTVLTMTTISTGVRSSLPRISYVKAIDIYLVMCFVFVFAALLEYAAVNYTYWGARARKRAKLKNRDQLSSSTSMEKDIKCSSGSHSNEEIIALRECSSAGRVSPLLGLRTRPLPPVAGAPPSLRLQRDHTHLRYRTRPHSRNSRNGATGKPKVIHALRRGATVIKASIPKIRDVNVIDTYSRVIFPICFLIFNTVYWVFYIFD